A single window of Penaeus chinensis breed Huanghai No. 1 chromosome 9, ASM1920278v2, whole genome shotgun sequence DNA harbors:
- the LOC125029182 gene encoding probable caffeoyl-CoA O-methyltransferase 2 isoform X1, producing MLRSYLTANKGQTTLAYTYSHDAELFTVQLRFLKMSCMKSYRNADPLVQYCVNHSLRLTDVQKRLNDVTLQHRRSSMLGAPEVLQLNANIMQAIGAKKVLDIGVFTGASSLSAALALPPDGKVHALDISEEFTNIGKPFWEEAGVINKISLHIAPAAETLQKFIDAGEAGTFDYAFIDADKESYDRYYELCLILLRSGGVIAFDNTLWDGTVIDPNDQTPDTLAIRKINEKLKDDQRINISFLKIGDGLSLCFKK from the exons ATGTTAAGAAGTTATTTAACTGCCAACAAGGGGCAGACAACTTTAGCCTACACGTATTCCCATGACGCAGAGCTGTTCACCGTACAATTGAG GTTCCTGAAGATGTCTTGTATGAAGAGTTACCGTAATGCTGATCCTTTGGTGCAATATTGTGTAAATCATTCATTGAG ATTAACCGACGTGCAAAAACGACTGAATGATGTAACTCTACAGCACCGCAGATCCTCGATGTTGGGGGCTCCTGAAGTTCTGCAGCTCAATGCCAACATAATGCAGGCTATCGGGGCAAAGAAA GTACTAGACATTGGGGTGTTCACAGGCGCCAGTTCACTCTCTGCTGCTCTGGCACTGCCTCCTGATGGGAAGGTTCACGCCCTGGACATAAGTGAAGAGTTTACCAACATAG GCAAACCGTTCTGGGAGGAAGCTGGAGTTATCAACAAGATAAGTCTGCACATCGCTCCAGCTGCTGAGACTCTCCAGAAGTTCATTGACGCAGGAGAAGCAGGCACCTTCGATTATGCTTTCATTGACGCCGACAAGGAGAGTTATGATCGATACTATGAACTTTGCCTCATTCTCTTGCGCTCGGGTGGAGTCATCGCCTTCGACAACACACTCTGGGATGGAACTGTGATCGACCCCAATGATCAAACCCCTGACACGCTGGCTATAAGGAAAATTAACGAAAAACTGAAAGATGATCAGAGAATTAACATCTCATTCCTGAAGATTGGTGAtggtttgtctctttgttttaaaaaataa
- the LOC125029182 gene encoding probable caffeoyl-CoA O-methyltransferase 2 isoform X3, with protein sequence MSCMKSYRNADPLVQYCVNHSLRLTDVQKRLNDVTLQHRRSSMLGAPEVLQLNANIMQAIGAKKVLDIGVFTGASSLSAALALPPDGKVHALDISEEFTNIGKPFWEEAGVINKISLHIAPAAETLQKFIDAGEAGTFDYAFIDADKESYDRYYELCLILLRSGGVIAFDNTLWDGTVIDPNDQTPDTLAIRKINEKLKDDQRINISFLKIGDGLSLCFKK encoded by the exons ATGTCTTGTATGAAGAGTTACCGTAATGCTGATCCTTTGGTGCAATATTGTGTAAATCATTCATTGAG ATTAACCGACGTGCAAAAACGACTGAATGATGTAACTCTACAGCACCGCAGATCCTCGATGTTGGGGGCTCCTGAAGTTCTGCAGCTCAATGCCAACATAATGCAGGCTATCGGGGCAAAGAAA GTACTAGACATTGGGGTGTTCACAGGCGCCAGTTCACTCTCTGCTGCTCTGGCACTGCCTCCTGATGGGAAGGTTCACGCCCTGGACATAAGTGAAGAGTTTACCAACATAG GCAAACCGTTCTGGGAGGAAGCTGGAGTTATCAACAAGATAAGTCTGCACATCGCTCCAGCTGCTGAGACTCTCCAGAAGTTCATTGACGCAGGAGAAGCAGGCACCTTCGATTATGCTTTCATTGACGCCGACAAGGAGAGTTATGATCGATACTATGAACTTTGCCTCATTCTCTTGCGCTCGGGTGGAGTCATCGCCTTCGACAACACACTCTGGGATGGAACTGTGATCGACCCCAATGATCAAACCCCTGACACGCTGGCTATAAGGAAAATTAACGAAAAACTGAAAGATGATCAGAGAATTAACATCTCATTCCTGAAGATTGGTGAtggtttgtctctttgttttaaaaaataa
- the LOC125029182 gene encoding probable caffeoyl-CoA O-methyltransferase 2 isoform X2 has product MFLKMSCMKSYRNADPLVQYCVNHSLRLTDVQKRLNDVTLQHRRSSMLGAPEVLQLNANIMQAIGAKKVLDIGVFTGASSLSAALALPPDGKVHALDISEEFTNIGKPFWEEAGVINKISLHIAPAAETLQKFIDAGEAGTFDYAFIDADKESYDRYYELCLILLRSGGVIAFDNTLWDGTVIDPNDQTPDTLAIRKINEKLKDDQRINISFLKIGDGLSLCFKK; this is encoded by the exons AT GTTCCTGAAGATGTCTTGTATGAAGAGTTACCGTAATGCTGATCCTTTGGTGCAATATTGTGTAAATCATTCATTGAG ATTAACCGACGTGCAAAAACGACTGAATGATGTAACTCTACAGCACCGCAGATCCTCGATGTTGGGGGCTCCTGAAGTTCTGCAGCTCAATGCCAACATAATGCAGGCTATCGGGGCAAAGAAA GTACTAGACATTGGGGTGTTCACAGGCGCCAGTTCACTCTCTGCTGCTCTGGCACTGCCTCCTGATGGGAAGGTTCACGCCCTGGACATAAGTGAAGAGTTTACCAACATAG GCAAACCGTTCTGGGAGGAAGCTGGAGTTATCAACAAGATAAGTCTGCACATCGCTCCAGCTGCTGAGACTCTCCAGAAGTTCATTGACGCAGGAGAAGCAGGCACCTTCGATTATGCTTTCATTGACGCCGACAAGGAGAGTTATGATCGATACTATGAACTTTGCCTCATTCTCTTGCGCTCGGGTGGAGTCATCGCCTTCGACAACACACTCTGGGATGGAACTGTGATCGACCCCAATGATCAAACCCCTGACACGCTGGCTATAAGGAAAATTAACGAAAAACTGAAAGATGATCAGAGAATTAACATCTCATTCCTGAAGATTGGTGAtggtttgtctctttgttttaaaaaataa